A window of Scophthalmus maximus strain ysfricsl-2021 chromosome 10, ASM2237912v1, whole genome shotgun sequence contains these coding sequences:
- the slc2a15a gene encoding solute carrier family 2 member 15a isoform X2, which produces MEEHSPTSGNTASHLTGSLLAVAFLTSFGSSMLYGYNLAVVNSPAVYIKDFYNKTVVSRNGTGLSADTLTLMYSLTVSVFAIGGLLGSLVVGMLVTRFGRKGTVVNTSVLVFIAGSLMGFSRICGSPEMVIIGRFITGIHSGISLSVVPMYLGEIAPKNLRGFLGLVPSIFIGTGVFTAQILGLHELLGKEEHWPLFLSVVVVPTFIQLMLLPWFPESPRYLLMEKHNVHATITALKWYRAKCNIQAEIEEMQEEQRSLSSVETLSVWKLLRDDTVRWQVLSVAVVNIGMQLSGIDAIWFYTNDIFENAGIPTPEIQYTTAGTGIIEIIAGVIGCFTIEKLGRRPLMVGGFAMMGICSAGITLSLILQVHLLFMRYISVGCVVGIIAGFCIGPAGVPFLVTAELFKQSHRPAAYIVGGSLNWVSNFTVGFVFPFLQMAAGSYCYLVFATVCLSVAVYVYVVIPETKGKTFMEISRMFSKKEAVPETQGLIHVDHLKLKKMNGYGGMEHASLELDSSSSVP; this is translated from the exons atggaGGAGCACTCTCCAACATCTGGAAACACGGCGAGT caCCTGACCGGCTCCCTGTTGGCAGTAGCATTCCTCACGTCCTTCGGGAGCTCCATGCTCTATGGCTACAATCTGGCTGTGGTCAACTCCCCCGCTGtg TACATAAAGGACTTCTACAACAAGACGGTGGTGAGTCGCAATGGCACCGGACTCAGTGCGGATACCCTCACCCTCATGTACTCCCTCACCGTGTCCGTCTTCGCCATCGGAGGTCTGCTGGGCTCCCTGGTCGTGGGCATGCTGGTCACTCGCTTTGGCAG gaAAGGTACAGTGGTAAATACATCAGTGCTGGTGTTTATTGCCGGCTCGCTCATGGGCTTCAGCAGGATTTGTGGTTCACCTGAGATGGTGATCATTGGCCGCTTCATCACAGGAATTCACTCAG GCATCTCTCTGAGCGTCGTGCCGATGTACCTGGGTGAGATAGCGCCGAAGAACCTGCGAGGCTTCCTGGGTCTCGTGCCGAGCATCTTCATCGGCACCGGAGTCTTCACCGCCCAGATCCTCGGCCTGCATGAGCTTCTGGGAAAG GAGGAGCACTGGCCCCTGTTTCTTTCAGTGGTGGTGGTACCCACCTTCATCCAGCTGATGCTGTTGCCGTGGTTCCCGGAGAGCCCCAGATACCTGCTGATGGAGAAACACAACGTCCACGCCACCATAACAG cCCTGAAGTGGTACCGGGCCAAGTGCAACATCCAGGCTGAGATCGAGGagatgcaggaggagcagcGCTCGCTGTCGTCCGTGGAGACGCTGTCGGTGTGGAAACTGTTGCGGGACGACACGGTGCGCTGGCAGGTGCTCAGTGTGGCGGTCGTGAACATCGGCATGCAGCTGTCCGGCATCGATGCT ATCTGGTTCTACACCAACGACATCTTTGAAAATGCAGGAATCCCGACTCCAGAGATCCAGTACACCACGGCCGGCACGGGGATAATAGAGATCATCGCCGGAGTCATTGGG tgttTCACCATAGAGAAGTTGGGCAGGAGGCCGCTCATGGTCGGGGGTTTCGCCATGATGGGCATCTGCAGTGCGGGAATCACACTGTCACTCATTTTacag GTTCACTTATTGTTCATGCGCTACATCAGCGTTGGCTGCGTGGTCGGCATCATCGCTGGCTTCTGTATCGGTCCAG CCGGCGTCCCCTTCCTGGTCACAGCGGAGCTGTTCAAACAGTCGCACCGCCCCGCCGCCTACATCGTCGGAGGGTCACTCAACTGGGTGTCCAACTTCACTGTGGGCTTCGTCTTCCCCTTCCTACAG ATGGCAGCCGGCTCCTACTGCTACCTGGTCTTCGCCACCGTGTGTCTGTCCGTGGCCGTCTACGTCTACGTGGTGATCCCGGAGACCAAGGGCAAGACCTTCATGGAGATCAGCCGCATGTTTTCCAAGAAGGAGGCGGTGCCGGAGACCCAGGGCCTGATCCACGTGGACCACCTGAAGCTGAAGAAGATGAACGGCTACGGCGGCATGGAGCACGCGTCGCTGGAGCTGGACAGCTCTTCTTCCGTGCCTTAA
- the slc2a15a gene encoding solute carrier family 2 member 15a isoform X1, translated as MAEEVLIPSSGKITAHLTGSLLAVAFLTSFGSSMLYGYNLAVVNSPAVYIKDFYNKTVVSRNGTGLSADTLTLMYSLTVSVFAIGGLLGSLVVGMLVTRFGRKGTVVNTSVLVFIAGSLMGFSRICGSPEMVIIGRFITGIHSGISLSVVPMYLGEIAPKNLRGFLGLVPSIFIGTGVFTAQILGLHELLGKEEHWPLFLSVVVVPTFIQLMLLPWFPESPRYLLMEKHNVHATITALKWYRAKCNIQAEIEEMQEEQRSLSSVETLSVWKLLRDDTVRWQVLSVAVVNIGMQLSGIDAIWFYTNDIFENAGIPTPEIQYTTAGTGIIEIIAGVIGCFTIEKLGRRPLMVGGFAMMGICSAGITLSLILQVHLLFMRYISVGCVVGIIAGFCIGPAGVPFLVTAELFKQSHRPAAYIVGGSLNWVSNFTVGFVFPFLQMAAGSYCYLVFATVCLSVAVYVYVVIPETKGKTFMEISRMFSKKEAVPETQGLIHVDHLKLKKMNGYGGMEHASLELDSSSSVP; from the exons ATGGCTGAGGAGGTTTTAATTCCGTCGTCGGGGAAGATCACAGCG caCCTGACCGGCTCCCTGTTGGCAGTAGCATTCCTCACGTCCTTCGGGAGCTCCATGCTCTATGGCTACAATCTGGCTGTGGTCAACTCCCCCGCTGtg TACATAAAGGACTTCTACAACAAGACGGTGGTGAGTCGCAATGGCACCGGACTCAGTGCGGATACCCTCACCCTCATGTACTCCCTCACCGTGTCCGTCTTCGCCATCGGAGGTCTGCTGGGCTCCCTGGTCGTGGGCATGCTGGTCACTCGCTTTGGCAG gaAAGGTACAGTGGTAAATACATCAGTGCTGGTGTTTATTGCCGGCTCGCTCATGGGCTTCAGCAGGATTTGTGGTTCACCTGAGATGGTGATCATTGGCCGCTTCATCACAGGAATTCACTCAG GCATCTCTCTGAGCGTCGTGCCGATGTACCTGGGTGAGATAGCGCCGAAGAACCTGCGAGGCTTCCTGGGTCTCGTGCCGAGCATCTTCATCGGCACCGGAGTCTTCACCGCCCAGATCCTCGGCCTGCATGAGCTTCTGGGAAAG GAGGAGCACTGGCCCCTGTTTCTTTCAGTGGTGGTGGTACCCACCTTCATCCAGCTGATGCTGTTGCCGTGGTTCCCGGAGAGCCCCAGATACCTGCTGATGGAGAAACACAACGTCCACGCCACCATAACAG cCCTGAAGTGGTACCGGGCCAAGTGCAACATCCAGGCTGAGATCGAGGagatgcaggaggagcagcGCTCGCTGTCGTCCGTGGAGACGCTGTCGGTGTGGAAACTGTTGCGGGACGACACGGTGCGCTGGCAGGTGCTCAGTGTGGCGGTCGTGAACATCGGCATGCAGCTGTCCGGCATCGATGCT ATCTGGTTCTACACCAACGACATCTTTGAAAATGCAGGAATCCCGACTCCAGAGATCCAGTACACCACGGCCGGCACGGGGATAATAGAGATCATCGCCGGAGTCATTGGG tgttTCACCATAGAGAAGTTGGGCAGGAGGCCGCTCATGGTCGGGGGTTTCGCCATGATGGGCATCTGCAGTGCGGGAATCACACTGTCACTCATTTTacag GTTCACTTATTGTTCATGCGCTACATCAGCGTTGGCTGCGTGGTCGGCATCATCGCTGGCTTCTGTATCGGTCCAG CCGGCGTCCCCTTCCTGGTCACAGCGGAGCTGTTCAAACAGTCGCACCGCCCCGCCGCCTACATCGTCGGAGGGTCACTCAACTGGGTGTCCAACTTCACTGTGGGCTTCGTCTTCCCCTTCCTACAG ATGGCAGCCGGCTCCTACTGCTACCTGGTCTTCGCCACCGTGTGTCTGTCCGTGGCCGTCTACGTCTACGTGGTGATCCCGGAGACCAAGGGCAAGACCTTCATGGAGATCAGCCGCATGTTTTCCAAGAAGGAGGCGGTGCCGGAGACCCAGGGCCTGATCCACGTGGACCACCTGAAGCTGAAGAAGATGAACGGCTACGGCGGCATGGAGCACGCGTCGCTGGAGCTGGACAGCTCTTCTTCCGTGCCTTAA
- the slc2a15a gene encoding solute carrier family 2 member 15a isoform X3, with amino-acid sequence MLYGYNLAVVNSPAVYIKDFYNKTVVSRNGTGLSADTLTLMYSLTVSVFAIGGLLGSLVVGMLVTRFGRKGTVVNTSVLVFIAGSLMGFSRICGSPEMVIIGRFITGIHSGISLSVVPMYLGEIAPKNLRGFLGLVPSIFIGTGVFTAQILGLHELLGKEEHWPLFLSVVVVPTFIQLMLLPWFPESPRYLLMEKHNVHATITALKWYRAKCNIQAEIEEMQEEQRSLSSVETLSVWKLLRDDTVRWQVLSVAVVNIGMQLSGIDAIWFYTNDIFENAGIPTPEIQYTTAGTGIIEIIAGVIGCFTIEKLGRRPLMVGGFAMMGICSAGITLSLILQVHLLFMRYISVGCVVGIIAGFCIGPAGVPFLVTAELFKQSHRPAAYIVGGSLNWVSNFTVGFVFPFLQMAAGSYCYLVFATVCLSVAVYVYVVIPETKGKTFMEISRMFSKKEAVPETQGLIHVDHLKLKKMNGYGGMEHASLELDSSSSVP; translated from the exons ATGCTCTATGGCTACAATCTGGCTGTGGTCAACTCCCCCGCTGtg TACATAAAGGACTTCTACAACAAGACGGTGGTGAGTCGCAATGGCACCGGACTCAGTGCGGATACCCTCACCCTCATGTACTCCCTCACCGTGTCCGTCTTCGCCATCGGAGGTCTGCTGGGCTCCCTGGTCGTGGGCATGCTGGTCACTCGCTTTGGCAG gaAAGGTACAGTGGTAAATACATCAGTGCTGGTGTTTATTGCCGGCTCGCTCATGGGCTTCAGCAGGATTTGTGGTTCACCTGAGATGGTGATCATTGGCCGCTTCATCACAGGAATTCACTCAG GCATCTCTCTGAGCGTCGTGCCGATGTACCTGGGTGAGATAGCGCCGAAGAACCTGCGAGGCTTCCTGGGTCTCGTGCCGAGCATCTTCATCGGCACCGGAGTCTTCACCGCCCAGATCCTCGGCCTGCATGAGCTTCTGGGAAAG GAGGAGCACTGGCCCCTGTTTCTTTCAGTGGTGGTGGTACCCACCTTCATCCAGCTGATGCTGTTGCCGTGGTTCCCGGAGAGCCCCAGATACCTGCTGATGGAGAAACACAACGTCCACGCCACCATAACAG cCCTGAAGTGGTACCGGGCCAAGTGCAACATCCAGGCTGAGATCGAGGagatgcaggaggagcagcGCTCGCTGTCGTCCGTGGAGACGCTGTCGGTGTGGAAACTGTTGCGGGACGACACGGTGCGCTGGCAGGTGCTCAGTGTGGCGGTCGTGAACATCGGCATGCAGCTGTCCGGCATCGATGCT ATCTGGTTCTACACCAACGACATCTTTGAAAATGCAGGAATCCCGACTCCAGAGATCCAGTACACCACGGCCGGCACGGGGATAATAGAGATCATCGCCGGAGTCATTGGG tgttTCACCATAGAGAAGTTGGGCAGGAGGCCGCTCATGGTCGGGGGTTTCGCCATGATGGGCATCTGCAGTGCGGGAATCACACTGTCACTCATTTTacag GTTCACTTATTGTTCATGCGCTACATCAGCGTTGGCTGCGTGGTCGGCATCATCGCTGGCTTCTGTATCGGTCCAG CCGGCGTCCCCTTCCTGGTCACAGCGGAGCTGTTCAAACAGTCGCACCGCCCCGCCGCCTACATCGTCGGAGGGTCACTCAACTGGGTGTCCAACTTCACTGTGGGCTTCGTCTTCCCCTTCCTACAG ATGGCAGCCGGCTCCTACTGCTACCTGGTCTTCGCCACCGTGTGTCTGTCCGTGGCCGTCTACGTCTACGTGGTGATCCCGGAGACCAAGGGCAAGACCTTCATGGAGATCAGCCGCATGTTTTCCAAGAAGGAGGCGGTGCCGGAGACCCAGGGCCTGATCCACGTGGACCACCTGAAGCTGAAGAAGATGAACGGCTACGGCGGCATGGAGCACGCGTCGCTGGAGCTGGACAGCTCTTCTTCCGTGCCTTAA